In Nocardioides faecalis, the following proteins share a genomic window:
- a CDS encoding glutamate--cysteine ligase yields MRIDFHGSPEPTLGVEWEFGLVDRRTRDLRNDAAHLFARAKARMPEPEKLHKELLKNTVEVVTGICPTVGDALTDLRTTLHHVTAAADDLGLDLYGAGTHPFASWTSQELSEGHRYEELINRTQWWGRQMLIWGVHVHVGMAEKSRVLPVLSALLTYYPHLQALSASSPIWAGVDTGYASNRALMFQQLPTAGLPFQFETWAEFEHFAHDQVTTGVIDDLSEIRWDVRPATRHGTLENRICDGVSTLSDMGALVALMHCLVVWLDDRLAAGEKLPTLPPWHVQENKWRAARYGVDAIVILDADSNERLVTDDLADLLVQLEPTAERLGCAAELAAVPDLLTRGPSYVRQREVAARTGGDLVAVVDSVATELRDELDSAP; encoded by the coding sequence GTGCGCATCGACTTCCACGGTTCCCCCGAGCCCACATTGGGGGTGGAGTGGGAGTTCGGGCTGGTGGACCGACGCACCCGCGACCTCCGCAACGACGCCGCACACCTCTTCGCCCGGGCCAAGGCCCGGATGCCGGAGCCGGAGAAGCTGCACAAGGAGCTGCTGAAGAACACCGTCGAGGTGGTCACCGGCATCTGCCCGACCGTCGGCGACGCGCTCACCGACCTGCGCACCACCCTGCACCACGTCACCGCGGCCGCCGACGACCTCGGCCTCGACCTGTACGGCGCGGGCACCCACCCGTTCGCGTCATGGACCTCCCAGGAGCTCAGCGAGGGCCACCGCTACGAGGAGCTGATCAACCGCACCCAGTGGTGGGGACGCCAGATGCTCATCTGGGGCGTGCACGTGCACGTCGGGATGGCGGAGAAGAGCCGGGTGCTGCCGGTGCTCTCCGCCCTGCTCACCTACTACCCGCACCTGCAGGCGCTGTCTGCCTCGTCGCCGATCTGGGCCGGCGTGGACACCGGCTACGCCTCGAACCGGGCGCTGATGTTCCAGCAGCTGCCCACCGCCGGCCTGCCGTTCCAGTTCGAGACCTGGGCCGAGTTCGAGCACTTCGCGCACGACCAGGTGACCACCGGGGTGATCGACGACCTCAGCGAGATCCGCTGGGACGTACGGCCCGCAACTCGCCACGGCACGCTGGAGAACCGGATCTGCGACGGCGTCTCCACGCTGAGCGACATGGGCGCCCTCGTCGCGCTGATGCACTGCCTGGTGGTCTGGCTCGACGACCGCCTCGCCGCCGGCGAGAAGCTGCCCACCCTGCCGCCGTGGCACGTGCAGGAGAACAAGTGGCGCGCCGCCCGGTACGGCGTGGACGCCATCGTGATCCTCGACGCCGACTCCAACGAGCGGCTGGTCACCGACGACCTCGCGGACCTGCTGGTGCAGCTGGAGCCGACGGCGGAGCGGCTGGGCTGCGCCGCCGAGCTCGCCGCCGTACCGGACCTGCTGACCCGCGGGCCCTCCTACGTGCGTCAGCGCGAGGTCGCCGCGCGCACCGGCGGCGACCTCGTCGCGGTGGTCGACTCCGTGGCCACCGAGCTGCGCGACGAGCTCGACTCCGCGCCCTGA
- a CDS encoding threonine/serine ThrE exporter family protein, with amino-acid sequence MDGSRTLHRTLDLCLRLGEVLLSSGAGAADVTATMRAVSRALGVRQVQVDITFTALAMSVQHGPDEPPVVQLRSVTQRDIDYEDLTRTDQLVRDIVAGRVDLEEARSALARIVSSGHARPRWAATAGWGLMCGGVALQLGAGIEVVAVAILAAVCIDRLQLRMTRRRLPVFYQQIAGGVVATVLAGVCARLAEPWQEVNTSLIVTANIVMLLAGIGFMGALQDGLSGFYVTGSARVAEAMLATAGIIAGVSGGFTLCQVVGLQIPHLTLPRFDLVGVSAAVVGGGIAGAAFAFACYAPMRILVPIWALSATAVLATVGMEEAGFGRPWAVGLAAFLIGLFAYTLGRRFRVPPLVVVVSAIVPLLPGLTIYRGLFLLTEDGGGDVAQGLFAMVTAASVALALAAGVILGEYVAQPVMREARRVEARLAGPRLVGVTRVRRRRRHPEHHHQDRGEAGPGAPAEKH; translated from the coding sequence ATGGACGGATCTCGGACGCTCCATCGCACCCTCGACCTGTGCCTGCGGCTGGGGGAGGTCCTGCTGTCCTCGGGAGCAGGCGCGGCGGACGTCACCGCCACCATGCGGGCGGTCTCGCGGGCACTCGGGGTGCGCCAGGTGCAGGTCGACATCACCTTCACCGCGCTGGCGATGAGCGTGCAGCACGGTCCGGACGAGCCGCCGGTCGTGCAGCTGCGCTCGGTCACCCAGCGCGACATCGACTACGAGGACCTGACCCGCACCGACCAGCTGGTGCGCGACATCGTGGCCGGCCGGGTCGACCTGGAAGAGGCGCGCAGCGCGTTGGCCCGGATCGTCTCCTCCGGTCACGCCCGGCCGCGCTGGGCGGCCACCGCCGGCTGGGGGCTGATGTGCGGCGGCGTGGCGCTGCAGCTGGGTGCCGGCATCGAGGTGGTGGCGGTCGCGATCCTGGCGGCGGTCTGCATCGACCGGTTGCAGCTGCGGATGACGCGCCGCCGGTTGCCGGTCTTCTACCAGCAGATCGCCGGCGGGGTGGTGGCCACGGTGCTGGCCGGGGTCTGCGCCCGGCTGGCCGAGCCCTGGCAGGAGGTGAACACCTCGCTGATCGTCACCGCCAACATCGTGATGCTGCTGGCCGGGATCGGCTTCATGGGGGCACTGCAGGACGGGCTCTCGGGCTTCTACGTCACCGGCAGCGCCCGGGTGGCGGAGGCGATGCTCGCCACCGCGGGCATCATCGCCGGCGTGTCCGGCGGGTTCACCCTGTGCCAGGTGGTCGGCCTGCAGATCCCGCACCTGACCCTGCCGCGCTTCGACCTGGTCGGGGTCTCGGCAGCGGTGGTCGGCGGCGGGATCGCGGGGGCGGCGTTCGCGTTCGCCTGCTACGCGCCGATGCGGATCCTGGTGCCGATCTGGGCGCTCTCCGCGACCGCGGTGCTCGCCACCGTCGGCATGGAGGAGGCCGGCTTCGGCCGGCCCTGGGCGGTCGGCCTCGCGGCCTTCCTGATCGGCCTGTTCGCCTACACCCTCGGCCGCCGGTTCCGGGTGCCGCCGCTGGTCGTGGTCGTCTCGGCGATCGTGCCCCTGCTGCCCGGCCTGACCATCTACCGCGGCCTGTTCCTGCTCACCGAGGACGGCGGCGGGGACGTCGCGCAAGGGCTGTTCGCGATGGTCACCGCCGCCTCGGTCGCGCTGGCCCTGGCTGCCGGCGTGATCCTGGGGGAGTACGTCGCCCAGCCGGTCATGCGCGAGGCGCGTCGCGTCGAGGCCCGGCTCGCCGGCCCGCGGCTGGTCGGCGTCACCCGGGTCCGGCGCCGGAGGAGGCACCCGGAGCACCACCACCAAGATCGTGGGGAAGCAGGTCCAGGAGCGCCGGCAGAGAAGCACTGA
- a CDS encoding TetR/AcrR family transcriptional regulator, producing the protein MTSSAPAPGDSPAPEAGRTRLSPEQRRAQLLDLGVELLATRSLEELSIDVLAETAGVSRGLLYHYFGGKQGFYAAVVQHAADDLYARTAPPETGQPVERLRASVRAYVDYVADSHTGYRSLVRAAAGGNEELRAIYDATFAALAERFFTADPHGIAFPDTPPVRLLVRAWQAMVEDLVLTWSQEPAGISRDALLDLVSASLPALLDLLPHDLGGGAPGASSGAGPG; encoded by the coding sequence GTGACCTCGTCCGCACCGGCGCCCGGCGACTCCCCCGCGCCCGAGGCGGGCCGTACCCGGCTGAGCCCGGAGCAGCGCCGCGCCCAGCTGCTCGACCTCGGCGTCGAGCTGCTCGCCACCCGCTCGTTGGAGGAGCTCTCCATCGACGTGCTCGCCGAGACCGCCGGCGTCTCCCGCGGCCTGCTCTACCACTACTTCGGCGGCAAGCAGGGCTTCTACGCCGCCGTCGTGCAACACGCCGCCGACGACCTCTACGCCCGCACCGCGCCGCCGGAGACCGGTCAGCCGGTGGAGCGGCTGCGGGCCTCGGTGCGCGCCTACGTCGACTACGTCGCGGACAGCCACACCGGCTACCGCTCCCTGGTGCGGGCCGCGGCCGGCGGCAACGAGGAGCTGCGCGCGATCTACGACGCGACCTTCGCCGCGCTCGCCGAGCGGTTCTTCACCGCCGATCCCCACGGCATCGCGTTCCCCGACACGCCGCCGGTGCGGCTGCTGGTCCGCGCCTGGCAGGCCATGGTCGAGGACCTGGTGCTGACCTGGTCCCAGGAGCCGGCCGGGATCAGCCGGGACGCGCTGCTCGACCTGGTCAGTGCTTCTCTGCCGGCGCTCCTGGACCTGCTTCCCCACGATCTTGGTGGTGGTGCTCCGGGTGCCTCCTCCGGCGCCGGACCCGGGTGA
- a CDS encoding flavin-containing monooxygenase, which yields MLPTPVPDGASEGATGGVRVVDHLIVGAGFAGLAAAIKLDEAGERDFVVLDKDSDVGGTWHVNTYPGAECDVPSQLYSYSFALNPDWSKVYSPQAEIQAYIRDVAARSGTLDRFVFGTEVTDATWDEDRQRWIVTTEGPDGPGCYAARTLVVGAGGLSEPRLPDIDGIDDFAGETFHSARWNHDADLAGKRVAVIGTGASAIQLVPELQRLLAESGGHLDVYQRTPNWVIPRNERAYTALEKRLFRTVPGLQRAVRGAVYAQLEARVPVFTRFPALMRVVEAQVKRRIAAAIEDPDLRAAVTPSYRAGCKRILISNRWYPALAADNVELVTDAITKLTPSGVVTADGTERPADVLVVATGFHVTEPPIATRITGREGRTLAQVWDGAGMAAYKGTTIHGFPNLFQVVGPNTALGHSSMIYVIESQVRYIVSALTAMRRDALAVVEPTRAAQESWTAAVRRRMRPTVWQTGGCASWYLDRFGNNTTLWPGQTFTFRRHLSAFDPAAYDVAPRRTRPSTRQEATA from the coding sequence ATGCTCCCCACCCCTGTTCCCGACGGTGCTTCCGAAGGTGCCACGGGCGGCGTCCGGGTCGTCGACCACCTGATCGTGGGCGCCGGCTTCGCCGGCCTGGCCGCCGCGATCAAGCTCGACGAGGCCGGCGAGCGCGACTTCGTCGTCCTCGACAAGGACAGCGACGTCGGCGGCACCTGGCACGTCAACACCTATCCCGGCGCCGAGTGCGACGTGCCGAGCCAGCTCTACTCGTACTCGTTCGCGCTCAACCCCGACTGGTCGAAGGTCTACTCGCCGCAGGCAGAGATCCAGGCCTACATCCGCGACGTCGCCGCCCGGTCGGGGACCCTGGACCGCTTCGTGTTCGGCACCGAGGTCACCGACGCCACCTGGGACGAGGACCGGCAGCGCTGGATCGTGACGACCGAGGGGCCCGACGGCCCGGGGTGCTACGCCGCCCGCACGCTCGTCGTCGGTGCCGGCGGCCTCTCCGAGCCGCGGCTGCCCGACATCGACGGCATCGACGACTTCGCCGGCGAGACCTTCCACTCCGCGCGCTGGAACCACGACGCCGACCTGGCCGGCAAGCGGGTCGCGGTGATCGGCACCGGCGCCTCCGCGATCCAGCTGGTGCCCGAGCTGCAGCGGCTGCTGGCCGAGAGCGGCGGCCACCTCGACGTCTACCAGCGCACCCCCAACTGGGTGATCCCGCGCAACGAGCGCGCCTACACCGCGCTGGAGAAGCGGCTGTTCCGCACGGTGCCCGGCCTGCAGCGCGCCGTGCGCGGCGCGGTCTACGCCCAGCTCGAGGCGCGGGTGCCGGTCTTCACCCGGTTCCCCGCCCTGATGCGGGTGGTGGAGGCGCAGGTCAAGCGCCGCATCGCCGCAGCGATCGAGGACCCCGACCTGCGTGCGGCCGTCACGCCGTCGTACCGCGCGGGCTGCAAGCGGATCCTGATCTCCAACCGGTGGTATCCGGCGCTCGCCGCCGACAACGTGGAGCTGGTCACCGACGCGATCACCAAGCTCACCCCGAGCGGCGTCGTCACCGCCGACGGCACCGAGCGGCCTGCCGACGTGCTGGTGGTGGCCACCGGCTTCCACGTCACCGAGCCGCCGATCGCCACCCGCATCACCGGCCGCGAGGGCCGCACCCTCGCGCAGGTCTGGGACGGCGCCGGGATGGCGGCCTACAAGGGCACGACCATCCACGGGTTCCCGAACCTGTTCCAGGTCGTCGGCCCCAACACCGCGCTCGGGCACTCCAGCATGATCTACGTGATCGAGTCGCAGGTGCGCTACATCGTCTCCGCGCTGACGGCGATGCGCCGCGACGCGCTGGCGGTCGTCGAGCCGACCCGGGCCGCGCAGGAGTCGTGGACCGCCGCGGTGCGGCGCCGGATGCGTCCCACCGTGTGGCAGACCGGCGGTTGCGCCAGCTGGTACCTCGACCGGTTCGGCAACAACACCACCCTGTGGCCCGGGCAGACCTTCACCTTCCGCCGCCACCTGTCCGCCTTCGACCCCGCGGCGTACGACGTCGCTCCCCGCCGCACGAGGCCCAGCACCCGCCAGGAGGCAACCGCATGA
- a CDS encoding SDR family NAD(P)-dependent oxidoreductase: MKQLRDKVVVITGAGSGIGRALAVELARRGARLALSDIDEDGLTATLDAALAAGAPDVHTARLDVADRQAFSSYATEVVAHFGVVNVVVNNAGVALAGDALDLTYEDMEWIVGINFWGVVHGTKEFLPHLIASGDGHLVNLSSLFGLLAMPGQSAYNATKFAVRGFSEAVREELLVAGHPVGVTVVHPGGIKTAIARNARVSAREDQAATAKFFDEKLASMTPERAAQIIVRGIERDRARVLVGLDAHALHHFQKLLGSRYEDVVARIAKRVLPAKRSRAGA; the protein is encoded by the coding sequence ATGAAGCAGCTGCGCGACAAGGTCGTGGTGATCACCGGCGCCGGGTCCGGCATCGGCCGGGCGCTCGCCGTGGAGCTCGCCAGGCGCGGCGCCCGGCTGGCGCTGTCCGACATCGACGAGGACGGGCTCACCGCGACCCTCGACGCGGCGCTGGCCGCCGGCGCCCCCGACGTGCACACCGCACGGCTCGACGTCGCCGACCGCCAGGCGTTCAGCTCCTACGCCACCGAGGTCGTCGCCCACTTCGGCGTGGTCAACGTCGTGGTCAACAACGCCGGCGTCGCGCTCGCCGGTGACGCCCTCGACCTGACGTACGAGGACATGGAGTGGATCGTCGGGATCAACTTCTGGGGTGTCGTGCACGGCACGAAGGAGTTCCTGCCGCACCTGATCGCCTCCGGGGACGGCCACCTGGTCAACCTCTCGTCGCTGTTCGGGCTGCTCGCGATGCCGGGCCAGAGCGCCTACAACGCCACCAAGTTCGCGGTGCGCGGCTTCAGCGAGGCCGTGCGCGAGGAGCTGCTCGTCGCCGGCCACCCGGTCGGCGTCACCGTGGTGCACCCCGGCGGCATCAAGACCGCGATCGCCCGCAACGCGCGGGTCTCGGCGAGGGAGGACCAGGCCGCCACGGCGAAGTTCTTCGACGAGAAGCTCGCCTCGATGACGCCCGAGCGCGCCGCGCAGATCATCGTGCGCGGCATCGAGCGCGACCGGGCGCGGGTGCTGGTCGGGCTCGACGCCCACGCACTGCACCACTTCCAGAAGCTGCTCGGCTCGCGCTATGAGGACGTCGTGGCGCGCATCGCCAAGCGGGTGCTGCCGGCGAAGCGGAGCCGGGCCGGGGCTTGA
- a CDS encoding SRPBCC family protein, producing MVNVVEHTVEVDAPVSAVFDYVDDFSASKDWVYGLKRIEPVTEQRDGVGAEYDGVMRIGVTLKARIRCTERVPDELLQLTSIGGITNVQTWRFTPIDAGRTRVHAELRYTLPGGPAGRVIARAVQPMVGVAVRSTAEALVRNVEERIR from the coding sequence ATGGTCAACGTGGTGGAGCACACCGTCGAGGTCGACGCCCCGGTCAGCGCCGTCTTCGACTACGTCGACGACTTCTCGGCGTCCAAGGACTGGGTCTACGGCCTCAAGCGCATCGAGCCGGTCACCGAGCAGCGCGACGGCGTCGGCGCCGAGTACGACGGCGTGATGCGGATCGGCGTCACGCTCAAGGCCCGGATCCGGTGCACCGAGCGGGTGCCGGACGAGCTGCTGCAGCTGACCTCGATCGGCGGCATCACCAACGTGCAGACCTGGCGCTTCACCCCGATCGACGCGGGCCGCACCCGGGTGCACGCCGAGCTGCGCTACACGCTGCCCGGCGGTCCCGCCGGCCGGGTGATCGCCCGGGCCGTCCAGCCGATGGTCGGCGTGGCCGTGCGCTCCACCGCCGAGGCGCTGGTGCGCAACGTGGAGGAGCGCATCCGCTAG
- the hrpA gene encoding ATP-dependent RNA helicase HrpA, which yields MDITYPPDLPVSARRDDIAEAIRDHQVVIVAGETGSGKTTQLPKICLELGRGTPGEDGRPRMIGHTQPRRIAARAVAERISAELGVELGELVGYQVRFTDRTSKESRVKLMTDGILLAELQRDRMLRRYDTIIIDEAHERSLNIDFLLGYLKQLLPKRPDLKLVITSATIDTQRFAEHFDDAPVIEVSGRTYPVEIRYRPLLDLPEDDEDGEPIVRDQTEAIVDAVKELSAEGPGDVLVFLPGEREIRDTAEALADLAGSGRSAYGGVDVLPLYSRLSAAEQHRVFAPAAGSRRRVVLATNVAETSLTVPGIRYVVDTGVARISRYSARTKVQRLPIEPISQASANQRSGRCGRVAAGIAIRLYSEEDFEARPAFTDPEILRTNLASVILQMSSLGLAGRGGDISRFPFVEPPDRRNVQAGVQLLTELGAVSGRGDLTKVGKRLARLPIDPRLGRMLLEAERLGCVRDVLVIVAALSLQDPRERPSADEPKERAQADQLHARFKAEGSDFLTLLNLWNHLRTQQKELSGSAFRRMCKREFLNYLRVREWQELVSQLRQVTKEMGIRLEAPGETVDADGIHQALLSGLLSHVGLLEEREKADPRAGGRKERRRPGPREYLGARGARFAIFPGSGLARKNPQFVMAGELVETGRLWARQNAEIKPEWAESLGAHLVKRSYSEPHWSRKRASVVAKERVTLYGVPLAADRTVAYGRIDPELSRELFIRHALVYGEWDTRHRFFHHNRTLLAQAEELEHRARRRDLVVDEHTLFDFYDARVGKDVVSGAHFDRWWRDARRAQPELLTFDPAMLTHDAAEEVSAVDYPEEWSLPGGLSLPIGYHFEPGAADDGLTIDVPVATLNQVDDEDFSWLVPGLRTELVTELIRGLPKALRVSFVPAPNTAREFLAAVPPGTEPLLDALERYLRAKTGVHVPHEAWDLDALPAHLRPGFRVLDERGRVQARGKSLAELKAPLRPTFERAMSEVASDSGMARTGERTWVFDEIPAAATWTRAGHQVEAYPGLVDEGDTVGLGVFGSVAERDARHREGVVRLLLLQLGIAPLAGIVEGLSNAEKLGLAGTPYPGVPALLADCLRAVVLDTVDARGDVRTREEHDALLATLRASAAADVRGVLAELQRVLATWREVERMLSGRAEMSMLPALTDLKAQLARLVHDGFVGEAGAARLRRYRTWLGAMKERRTALETGGPAALVKDRQRMELVGPLQQAWLDRMQALPAGRPPGRELRAVGWMLEEYRVSLWAQKLGTDGPVSDVRIRKALDALDRPPSRRTT from the coding sequence GTGGACATCACCTACCCGCCCGACCTGCCGGTCAGCGCACGCCGCGACGACATCGCCGAGGCCATCCGCGACCACCAGGTCGTGATCGTCGCGGGGGAGACCGGGTCCGGGAAGACCACCCAGCTGCCCAAGATCTGCCTCGAGCTGGGCCGCGGCACCCCCGGCGAGGACGGCCGGCCCCGGATGATCGGGCACACCCAGCCCCGGCGGATCGCCGCGCGCGCGGTGGCGGAGCGGATCAGCGCCGAGCTCGGCGTCGAGCTGGGCGAGCTGGTCGGCTACCAGGTCCGGTTCACCGACCGGACGTCGAAGGAGAGCCGGGTCAAGCTGATGACCGACGGCATCCTGCTCGCCGAGCTGCAGCGCGACCGGATGCTGCGCCGCTACGACACGATCATCATCGACGAGGCCCACGAGCGCAGCCTCAACATCGACTTCCTGCTCGGCTACCTCAAGCAGCTGCTGCCCAAGCGCCCGGACCTCAAGCTCGTCATCACCTCCGCGACGATCGACACCCAGCGGTTCGCCGAGCACTTCGACGACGCGCCGGTGATCGAGGTCTCCGGGCGCACCTACCCCGTCGAGATCCGCTACCGCCCGCTGCTGGACCTGCCCGAGGACGACGAGGACGGCGAGCCGATCGTCCGCGACCAGACCGAGGCGATCGTGGACGCCGTCAAGGAGCTCTCCGCCGAGGGGCCCGGCGACGTGCTGGTCTTCCTGCCCGGCGAGCGGGAGATCCGTGACACCGCCGAGGCACTGGCCGACCTGGCCGGCTCCGGGCGCTCGGCGTACGGCGGCGTCGACGTGCTGCCGCTGTACTCCCGGCTCTCGGCCGCCGAGCAGCACCGGGTCTTCGCGCCCGCGGCCGGGTCGCGGCGCCGGGTGGTGCTGGCCACCAACGTCGCGGAGACCTCGCTGACGGTGCCCGGCATCCGCTACGTCGTCGACACCGGCGTCGCCCGCATCTCCCGCTACTCCGCGCGCACCAAGGTCCAGCGGCTGCCGATCGAGCCGATCAGCCAGGCCTCGGCCAACCAGCGCTCGGGCCGTTGTGGCCGGGTCGCGGCCGGCATCGCCATCCGGCTCTACTCCGAAGAGGACTTCGAGGCCCGCCCGGCGTTCACCGACCCCGAGATCCTGCGCACCAACCTCGCCTCGGTCATCCTGCAGATGTCGTCGCTGGGGCTGGCCGGCCGCGGCGGCGACATCAGCCGCTTCCCGTTCGTCGAGCCGCCGGATCGGCGCAACGTGCAGGCCGGCGTGCAGCTGCTCACCGAGCTCGGCGCGGTCTCCGGCCGCGGCGACCTGACCAAGGTCGGGAAGCGCCTGGCCCGGCTCCCGATCGACCCCCGCCTGGGCCGGATGCTGCTCGAGGCCGAACGGCTCGGCTGCGTGCGCGACGTCCTGGTCATCGTCGCCGCCCTCTCCTTGCAGGACCCCCGGGAGCGGCCCAGCGCCGACGAGCCCAAGGAGCGCGCCCAGGCCGACCAGCTGCACGCCCGGTTCAAGGCCGAGGGCTCCGACTTCCTCACCCTGCTCAACCTGTGGAACCACCTGCGCACCCAGCAGAAGGAGCTCTCCGGGAGCGCCTTCCGGCGGATGTGCAAGCGCGAGTTCCTCAACTACCTGCGGGTGCGGGAGTGGCAGGAGCTCGTCTCCCAGCTGCGCCAGGTCACCAAGGAGATGGGCATCCGGCTGGAGGCGCCGGGTGAGACCGTCGACGCCGACGGCATCCATCAGGCGCTGCTGTCCGGCCTGCTGTCCCACGTCGGCCTGCTCGAGGAGCGGGAGAAGGCCGACCCGCGGGCAGGCGGGCGCAAGGAGCGTCGCCGGCCCGGCCCGCGGGAGTACCTGGGCGCCCGCGGCGCGCGGTTCGCGATCTTCCCCGGCTCCGGCCTGGCCCGGAAGAACCCGCAGTTCGTGATGGCCGGCGAGCTGGTGGAGACCGGCCGGCTCTGGGCCCGGCAGAACGCCGAGATCAAGCCCGAGTGGGCCGAGAGCCTCGGCGCGCACCTGGTCAAGCGCAGCTACTCCGAGCCGCACTGGTCGCGCAAGCGGGCCTCGGTGGTGGCCAAGGAGCGGGTCACCCTGTACGGCGTCCCGCTGGCCGCCGACCGCACCGTGGCCTACGGGAGGATCGACCCCGAGCTCTCCCGCGAGCTGTTCATCCGCCACGCCCTGGTCTACGGGGAGTGGGACACCCGGCACCGGTTCTTCCACCACAACCGCACGCTGCTGGCCCAGGCCGAGGAGCTCGAGCACCGCGCCCGGCGCCGCGACCTGGTCGTCGACGAGCACACCCTCTTCGACTTCTACGACGCCCGGGTCGGCAAGGACGTCGTCAGCGGCGCCCACTTCGACCGCTGGTGGCGCGATGCCCGCCGCGCACAGCCCGAGCTGCTCACCTTCGACCCGGCGATGCTCACCCACGACGCCGCCGAGGAGGTCAGCGCCGTCGACTACCCCGAGGAGTGGTCGCTGCCGGGCGGGCTGAGCCTGCCGATCGGCTACCACTTCGAGCCCGGCGCCGCCGACGACGGCCTCACCATCGACGTACCGGTGGCCACGCTGAACCAGGTCGACGACGAGGACTTCTCCTGGCTCGTGCCCGGCCTGCGCACCGAGCTGGTGACCGAGCTGATCCGCGGCCTGCCCAAGGCGCTGCGGGTGAGCTTCGTGCCGGCGCCCAACACCGCGCGGGAGTTCCTGGCGGCCGTGCCGCCGGGCACCGAGCCGCTGCTGGACGCCCTGGAGCGCTACCTGCGGGCCAAGACCGGCGTGCACGTGCCGCACGAGGCCTGGGACCTCGACGCGCTGCCCGCGCACCTGCGCCCCGGCTTCCGGGTCCTCGACGAGCGCGGCCGGGTGCAGGCCCGCGGCAAGTCGCTCGCCGAGCTGAAGGCGCCGCTGCGGCCCACCTTCGAGCGCGCGATGTCGGAGGTCGCCAGCGACTCCGGGATGGCACGCACCGGTGAACGCACCTGGGTGTTCGACGAGATCCCCGCCGCTGCCACCTGGACCCGCGCCGGGCACCAGGTCGAGGCCTACCCGGGGCTGGTCGACGAGGGCGACACCGTCGGCCTCGGCGTCTTCGGCTCCGTCGCCGAGCGCGACGCCCGGCACCGCGAGGGTGTCGTGCGGCTGCTGCTGCTCCAGCTCGGCATCGCACCGCTCGCCGGGATCGTCGAGGGCCTGTCCAACGCCGAGAAGCTCGGGCTCGCCGGGACGCCGTACCCGGGGGTGCCGGCGCTGCTGGCCGACTGCCTGCGCGCGGTGGTGCTGGACACCGTCGACGCCCGCGGCGACGTCCGCACCCGCGAGGAGCACGACGCCCTGCTCGCCACGCTGCGCGCCAGCGCTGCCGCCGACGTGAGGGGCGTGCTCGCCGAGCTGCAGCGGGTGCTGGCGACCTGGCGGGAGGTCGAGCGGATGCTCAGCGGCCGCGCCGAGATGTCCATGCTGCCCGCCCTCACCGACCTGAAGGCCCAGCTCGCCCGCCTCGTCCACGACGGCTTCGTCGGCGAGGCCGGCGCCGCCCGGCTGCGCCGCTACCGGACCTGGCTGGGTGCGATGAAGGAACGGCGCACCGCGCTGGAGACCGGCGGCCCGGCCGCCCTGGTCAAGGACCGGCAGCGGATGGAGCTGGTCGGCCCGCTGCAGCAGGCATGGCTGGACCGCATGCAGGCGTTGCCGGCCGGGCGTCCGCCGGGGCGTGAGCTGCGCGCCGTGGGCTGGATGCTCGAGGAGTACCGGGTCTCGCTGTGGGCCCAGAAGCTGGGCACCGACGGGCCGGTCTCGGACGTGCGGATCCGCAAGGCCCTCGACGCACTGGACCGGCCGCCGTCACGTCGTACGACCTAG